In the genome of Halostella limicola, one region contains:
- a CDS encoding SelT/SelW/SelH family protein, with the protein MSHVEIEYCVPCGFLDRAEDVQHALLSSLGEDLEAVTLRTGDHGVFRVDVDGETVFDKADDEFDVDGIVRDVRNRL; encoded by the coding sequence ATGTCGCACGTCGAAATCGAGTACTGCGTCCCCTGCGGCTTCCTCGACCGCGCCGAAGACGTCCAGCACGCCCTGCTGTCCTCGCTGGGAGAGGATCTAGAAGCCGTGACGCTGCGCACCGGCGACCACGGCGTGTTTCGCGTCGACGTCGACGGCGAAACCGTGTTCGACAAGGCCGACGACGAGTTCGACGTCGACGGCATCGTCCGCGACGTTCGGAACCGGCTCTAG
- a CDS encoding small ribosomal subunit Rsm22 family protein, giving the protein MTDQRAAIRSNAKYLRNVRPVDPEEICEYVEGQPHPAVVRQTLREEAFDLGLVEREDGTFVPVDDEPARPAFHGVTSFPDAYARELEDLLVERYGAGWPEGESGDALRETIRKLKDAYYRQHPVEYDAEAALAYAVYHLPDYYAAVQYVLAELAEEGLLPRTLRVLDVGAGVGGPALGLHDFLPDDALVDYHAVEPSASADVLEQLLDGTRRNFRTTVHRDRAEEFDLKTDGSAGDGDDWDLILFANVLNELDDPEGTARSYLDALAEDGSLVALAPADKNTSAGLRAVERSLTDDAAVFSPTVRLWPHEEPDDAGWSFTVKPDLDAPAFQRRLDEAATDPEHEPGEFVNVDVQYSHAILRPDGRRKIDYNPDPSRFAKMAEMDAHVTDRIDLVALKLSHDLSGPDANPLFKVSDGSEGVDHYAVLTKETTLNADLRTAEYGDLLTFDGALALWNDDEGAYNLVIDEETVVERVPV; this is encoded by the coding sequence ATGACAGACCAGCGAGCGGCGATACGATCGAACGCGAAGTACCTGCGCAACGTCAGGCCAGTCGATCCCGAGGAGATCTGCGAGTACGTCGAGGGCCAGCCCCACCCCGCGGTCGTCCGGCAGACGCTCCGCGAGGAGGCGTTCGACCTCGGCCTCGTCGAGCGCGAGGACGGCACCTTCGTCCCGGTCGACGACGAGCCGGCGCGGCCAGCGTTTCACGGCGTCACGTCGTTTCCCGACGCCTACGCTCGGGAACTGGAGGACCTGCTGGTCGAGCGCTACGGCGCCGGCTGGCCCGAGGGAGAGAGCGGCGACGCGCTGCGGGAGACGATCCGGAAGCTGAAGGACGCATACTACCGACAGCATCCCGTCGAGTACGATGCGGAGGCGGCGCTCGCCTACGCGGTCTACCACCTGCCGGACTACTACGCCGCCGTCCAGTACGTCCTCGCGGAACTGGCCGAGGAGGGGCTGCTGCCCCGGACGCTCCGCGTGCTGGACGTGGGCGCGGGCGTCGGCGGCCCGGCGCTCGGCCTGCACGACTTCCTCCCCGACGACGCGCTCGTCGACTACCACGCCGTCGAGCCCAGCGCGAGCGCGGACGTCCTCGAACAACTACTCGACGGGACGCGGCGGAACTTCCGGACGACCGTCCACCGCGACCGGGCGGAGGAGTTCGACCTGAAAACGGATGGCTCGGCGGGAGACGGCGACGACTGGGACCTGATCCTCTTCGCCAACGTCCTCAACGAACTGGACGACCCGGAGGGGACGGCCCGCAGCTACCTCGACGCGCTGGCAGAGGACGGCTCGCTGGTCGCGCTTGCGCCCGCGGACAAGAACACGAGCGCCGGCCTCCGCGCGGTCGAGCGCTCCCTGACCGACGACGCAGCGGTGTTCTCGCCGACCGTCCGCCTGTGGCCCCACGAGGAACCGGACGACGCGGGCTGGTCGTTCACGGTGAAACCCGACCTCGACGCGCCGGCGTTCCAGCGTCGACTGGACGAGGCCGCGACCGATCCCGAACACGAGCCCGGCGAGTTCGTCAACGTCGACGTGCAGTACTCCCACGCGATACTGCGGCCGGACGGCCGGCGGAAGATCGACTACAACCCCGACCCGTCGCGGTTCGCGAAGATGGCTGAGATGGACGCCCACGTCACCGACCGCATCGACCTCGTCGCGCTCAAGTTGAGCCACGACCTCAGCGGTCCCGACGCCAACCCGCTGTTCAAGGTGAGCGACGGGAGCGAAGGGGTCGACCACTACGCCGTGTTGACGAAGGAGACGACGCTGAACGCCGACCTCCGGACGGCGGAGTACGGCGACCTGCTGACGTTCGACGGGGCGCTCGCGCTGTGGAACGACGACGAGGGGGCGTACAACCTCGTGATCGACGAGGAGACCGTGGTCGAGCGCGTGCCGGTGTAG
- a CDS encoding M24 family metallopeptidase, producing MEPDLSRLDAHLDDADADGYLIYDDDSESDQLYLAGFGAPDPFTTLYTPDGLHLLVSGLEYGRATSESRADSVTRLADYDRRAKIEEYGRHEAFYRIIAEFLDDHGVAAAAVPSDFPVGLADGLRDLDVTVLPETDDVITEIRSVKTDEEVEHVRAAQKANEAAMAAAESLIAAADVEDGTLVYEGEPLTSERVKEEIEVTLLRNGCALDETIVACGASAADPHDRGSGPLAADETIVVDIFPRDKETKYHADMTRTFVKGEASDEVRDYYETTHDAMEAAFDAIEPGATGAEVHDAVCDVYESAGYPTLRSDESAETGFIHGTGHGVGLDVHEQPGVHPDGEELEPGHVITVEPGLYDPEVGGVRIEDLVVVTEDGYENLTDYEKALEL from the coding sequence ATGGAACCCGACCTCTCGCGACTCGACGCGCACCTCGACGACGCGGACGCCGACGGCTACCTCATCTACGACGACGACTCGGAGTCGGACCAGCTCTATCTCGCCGGGTTCGGCGCGCCCGACCCGTTCACGACGCTGTACACGCCCGACGGCCTCCACCTGCTCGTCTCCGGGCTGGAGTACGGCCGCGCGACCTCCGAGAGCAGGGCCGACAGCGTCACCCGACTGGCCGACTACGACCGCCGCGCGAAGATCGAGGAGTACGGTCGCCACGAGGCGTTCTACCGGATCATCGCGGAGTTCCTCGACGACCACGGCGTCGCCGCCGCCGCCGTCCCCTCGGACTTCCCCGTCGGCCTCGCCGACGGCCTGCGGGACCTCGACGTGACCGTCCTTCCTGAGACCGACGACGTGATCACGGAGATCCGGTCGGTCAAGACCGACGAGGAGGTCGAGCACGTCCGCGCCGCCCAGAAGGCGAACGAGGCGGCGATGGCGGCGGCGGAGTCGCTGATCGCGGCGGCCGACGTGGAGGACGGCACCCTCGTCTACGAGGGCGAGCCCCTGACCAGCGAGCGCGTCAAGGAGGAGATAGAGGTGACGCTCCTGCGCAACGGCTGCGCGCTCGACGAGACCATCGTCGCCTGCGGCGCGTCGGCCGCCGACCCGCACGACCGCGGGAGCGGCCCGCTCGCGGCCGACGAGACGATCGTCGTCGACATCTTCCCGCGGGACAAGGAGACGAAGTACCACGCCGACATGACCCGGACGTTCGTCAAGGGCGAGGCGAGCGACGAGGTCCGGGACTACTACGAGACGACCCACGACGCGATGGAGGCGGCGTTCGACGCCATCGAGCCCGGCGCGACTGGGGCCGAGGTCCACGACGCCGTCTGCGACGTGTACGAGTCGGCCGGCTACCCGACGCTTCGGAGCGACGAGAGCGCCGAGACGGGATTCATCCACGGCACCGGCCACGGCGTCGGTCTGGACGTCCACGAGCAGCCGGGCGTCCACCCGGACGGCGAGGAGCTCGAACCGGGTCACGTGATCACCGTCGAGCCCGGCCTCTACGACCCCGAGGTCGGCGGCGTCCGCATCGAGGACCTCGTGGTCGTCACGGAGGACGGGTACGAGAACCTCACGGACTACGAGAAGGCGTTAGAACTGTAA
- a CDS encoding HD domain-containing protein, whose translation MTDRSVAGATEHRDRPVFRAIADEMEAWLGDDSTGHDMDHAWRVFDLGVRIAEAEGADVEVVGAAALTHDVHRAMGESMDVHPKESLEEVRAVLSAAGYPAEKVDDVLHCVTVHDEYEFRGIEHEAESVEAEVLRDADNLDAMGAVGIARTFAFSGVAGHRLWDPDGGEYSALDHFDEKLLRLREEMHTETARAFAEERHAFMEEFVERFREEWRGEL comes from the coding sequence ATGACCGACAGATCCGTCGCGGGGGCGACCGAGCACCGCGACCGCCCCGTCTTCCGAGCGATCGCCGACGAGATGGAAGCGTGGCTGGGCGACGACTCCACCGGCCACGACATGGACCACGCGTGGCGCGTGTTCGACCTCGGCGTCCGCATCGCCGAGGCGGAGGGCGCGGACGTCGAGGTCGTCGGCGCCGCCGCGCTGACCCACGACGTGCACCGCGCGATGGGCGAGTCGATGGACGTCCACCCGAAGGAGTCGCTTGAGGAGGTCCGAGCCGTGCTCTCAGCGGCGGGCTACCCCGCGGAGAAGGTCGACGACGTGCTCCACTGCGTGACGGTCCACGACGAGTACGAGTTCCGCGGGATCGAGCACGAGGCCGAGAGCGTCGAGGCCGAGGTGCTCCGCGACGCGGACAACCTCGACGCGATGGGGGCGGTGGGTATCGCCCGGACCTTCGCGTTCAGCGGCGTCGCGGGCCACCGTCTCTGGGACCCCGACGGCGGGGAGTACTCGGCGCTCGACCACTTCGACGAGAAGCTGTTGCGACTGCGCGAGGAGATGCACACGGAGACGGCGCGGGCGTTCGCCGAGGAGCGCCACGCCTTCATGGAGGAGTTCGTCGAGCGCTTCCGCGAGGAGTGGCGGGGCGAACTGTAA
- a CDS encoding 30S ribosomal protein S15, producing the protein MARMHTRRRGSSGSDKPTADEPPEWSDVDDEAIEERVVELAEQGLDPSQIGMKLRDEGVKGTPVPDVKLATGKKVTEILEENDAGSDLPEDLRNLMERAIRLREHMEENPQDHQNKRALQNTESKVRRLVDYYRGDALDEDFTYSYDVAVDLLE; encoded by the coding sequence ATGGCACGAATGCACACCCGACGCCGCGGCTCGTCCGGTTCGGACAAGCCGACGGCGGACGAACCGCCGGAGTGGAGCGACGTCGACGACGAGGCCATCGAAGAGCGCGTCGTCGAACTGGCAGAGCAGGGGCTTGACCCGAGTCAGATCGGGATGAAGCTCCGTGACGAGGGCGTGAAAGGCACGCCGGTCCCGGACGTCAAGCTGGCGACCGGGAAGAAGGTCACGGAGATCCTAGAAGAGAACGACGCCGGCTCCGACCTGCCGGAGGACCTGCGGAACCTCATGGAACGCGCGATCCGACTGCGCGAGCACATGGAGGAGAACCCCCAGGACCACCAGAACAAGCGCGCGCTGCAGAACACCGAGTCGAAGGTCCGCCGCCTGGTCGACTACTACCGCGGCGACGCCCTCGACGAGGACTTCACGTACTCGTACGACGTCGCCGTCGACCTCCTCGAATAG
- a CDS encoding prephenate dehydrogenase/arogenate dehydrogenase family protein, with protein sequence MEVLVVGAGAMGRWFADAVGAATAFADVDRDAAAAAAEATGGRVVPLDGDETFDAVCIAVPISAGEAAIAEHAPRTERALVDVTGVMTGPVAAMAEHAPDRERLSLHPMFAPENAPGNVAAVRDAAGPVTDAIVEDLAAAGNDLCETTPAEHDEAMETVQASAHAAVLAFALAAGDVPEGLTTPVYEDLAAIADQVTGNEPQVYAEIQSTFDGADAVAEAAARLADADGDAFEALYREASER encoded by the coding sequence ATGGAGGTACTGGTCGTCGGCGCGGGGGCGATGGGTCGCTGGTTCGCCGACGCCGTCGGGGCCGCGACCGCGTTCGCCGACGTGGACCGAGACGCGGCGGCGGCCGCCGCCGAGGCGACGGGCGGGCGCGTCGTCCCCCTCGACGGGGACGAGACGTTCGACGCGGTGTGTATCGCGGTGCCCATCTCGGCCGGCGAGGCGGCCATCGCAGAGCACGCCCCGCGGACCGAGCGCGCGCTGGTGGACGTCACCGGCGTCATGACCGGCCCCGTCGCGGCGATGGCCGAACACGCGCCCGACCGCGAGCGGCTGAGCCTGCACCCGATGTTCGCGCCGGAGAACGCCCCCGGCAACGTGGCGGCGGTCCGAGACGCCGCCGGCCCCGTCACCGACGCGATCGTCGAGGACCTGGCCGCGGCGGGCAACGACCTGTGCGAGACGACGCCCGCGGAGCACGACGAGGCGATGGAGACTGTACAGGCGAGTGCCCACGCCGCCGTCCTCGCGTTCGCGCTCGCGGCCGGGGACGTGCCCGAGGGGCTGACGACGCCGGTGTACGAGGACCTGGCCGCCATCGCGGACCAGGTGACCGGGAACGAACCGCAGGTGTACGCCGAGATCCAGTCGACGTTCGACGGCGCGGACGCGGTGGCGGAGGCGGCGGCCCGTCTCGCCGACGCGGACGGCGACGCGTTCGAGGCGCTGTACCGGGAGGCGAGCGAGCGATGA
- a CDS encoding exonuclease RecJ, with the protein MSTTGRTAPADADALAARLREAPFVRILAAADGDSVAASAVVARALDSPFQVSVTRTADERERRAARVADDHPDEAALTLVVGDDADGPAVPGVERPASVTAVDVARELGASPDPVLSLAGTFAAGTVPGAGDSASVLAAAEERDLVERRPGVAVPTADLTDGLAHTTLVHADFSGDPTAAGAALADLDLPAELDDDARRSVASLVALSATGGEGTIPRAADAVERALRPYATPDAPFATVGGYADVLDAVAEHAPGTAVALALGHDARDAALDAWRDASERAHRALREATTGRYDGLFVARDDAAPVATAARLLRDFRSPEPVALVVGNGEAAAAATDDRGIGPAMRAGAAAVDGEAGGDTRTGYARFDPDEDDGATSPETREFIAAFRGAL; encoded by the coding sequence ATGTCCACCACGGGTCGAACCGCACCGGCCGACGCCGACGCCCTCGCCGCGCGGCTCCGCGAGGCCCCGTTCGTTCGGATCCTCGCGGCCGCCGACGGCGACAGCGTCGCCGCGAGCGCCGTCGTCGCTCGCGCGCTCGACTCGCCGTTCCAGGTGAGCGTCACCCGGACGGCCGACGAGCGCGAGCGCCGCGCGGCGCGGGTCGCGGACGACCACCCTGACGAGGCGGCCCTGACGCTCGTCGTCGGCGACGACGCCGACGGCCCGGCCGTCCCGGGCGTCGAGCGGCCCGCCAGCGTCACCGCCGTCGACGTCGCCCGCGAACTGGGCGCGTCGCCGGACCCGGTGCTTTCGCTCGCCGGAACGTTCGCGGCGGGGACCGTCCCCGGCGCGGGCGACAGCGCGAGCGTCCTCGCCGCGGCGGAGGAGCGCGACCTGGTCGAGCGCCGACCGGGCGTCGCCGTTCCCACCGCCGACCTGACGGACGGGCTGGCTCACACGACGCTCGTCCACGCCGACTTCTCCGGCGACCCGACGGCGGCCGGCGCGGCGCTGGCCGACCTCGACCTGCCGGCGGAGCTCGACGACGACGCCCGGCGGTCGGTCGCATCGCTCGTCGCGCTGTCGGCCACGGGCGGCGAGGGGACTATCCCGCGCGCCGCCGACGCCGTCGAACGGGCGCTTCGCCCGTACGCGACGCCGGACGCGCCCTTCGCCACCGTCGGCGGCTACGCCGACGTGCTCGACGCGGTCGCCGAGCACGCGCCCGGCACCGCCGTCGCGCTGGCGCTCGGCCACGACGCCCGCGACGCCGCGCTCGACGCGTGGCGCGACGCGAGCGAGCGCGCGCACCGCGCGCTCCGCGAGGCGACGACCGGCCGGTACGACGGCCTGTTCGTCGCCCGCGACGACGCCGCGCCGGTCGCCACGGCAGCCCGACTGCTGCGGGACTTCCGATCGCCGGAGCCCGTGGCGCTCGTCGTCGGAAACGGCGAGGCGGCCGCCGCGGCGACGGACGACCGCGGTATCGGCCCGGCGATGCGCGCCGGCGCTGCGGCCGTCGACGGCGAGGCAGGCGGCGACACCCGCACCGGCTACGCGCGGTTCGACCCGGACGAGGACGACGGGGCGACCAGCCCCGAAACGAGGGAGTTCATCGCGGCGTTCAGGGGGGCACTATGA
- a CDS encoding DUF7385 family protein, translating to MDESEFDEMVSSLTPHESADGVTTYRNTVSITCPACDDPFDDLVICEEEMNSLELSMLLDLCVTTHEDDVLLFTHKH from the coding sequence ATGGACGAAAGCGAATTCGACGAGATGGTCTCGTCGCTGACGCCCCACGAGTCCGCCGACGGCGTCACGACTTACCGCAACACGGTGAGCATCACCTGTCCGGCCTGCGACGATCCGTTCGACGACCTCGTGATCTGCGAGGAGGAGATGAACAGCCTCGAACTGAGCATGCTGCTCGACCTCTGCGTGACGACTCACGAGGACGACGTGCTGCTGTTCACGCACAAGCACTGA
- a CDS encoding NUDIX hydrolase, whose protein sequence is MVDFDFADIDAVAVDPDHCHRCGEAVGTCEFEGNEQPWCPECDLVLSRNPVPGVHVVVRDEDSVLVLDEPIPQHEGVLSLPGGHARHDEGPREALVRELEEETGLRADPADLRLLTVLHAEGADVAFYLITYALARADAEGALTPEAEGFEVEFRPLRELRASSDRIRDSDLERIELAFDGDAE, encoded by the coding sequence ATGGTCGATTTCGACTTCGCCGACATCGACGCCGTCGCGGTCGACCCGGACCACTGCCACCGCTGCGGCGAAGCGGTCGGCACCTGCGAGTTCGAGGGGAACGAACAGCCGTGGTGCCCGGAGTGCGACCTCGTGCTCTCCCGGAACCCGGTGCCGGGGGTCCACGTCGTCGTGCGCGACGAGGACAGCGTTCTCGTCCTCGACGAACCGATCCCGCAACATGAGGGGGTGTTGAGCCTTCCCGGCGGACACGCGAGACACGACGAGGGCCCGCGGGAGGCGCTCGTCCGCGAACTGGAAGAGGAAACCGGTCTCCGGGCCGACCCCGCGGACCTACGGCTGCTCACCGTTCTCCACGCCGAGGGGGCGGACGTCGCCTTCTACCTGATCACGTACGCGCTGGCGCGGGCCGACGCCGAGGGCGCGTTGACGCCGGAGGCCGAGGGGTTCGAGGTCGAGTTTCGACCGCTGCGGGAACTCAGAGCGTCGTCCGACCGAATTCGAGACTCCGACCTGGAGCGCATCGAGCTGGCGTTCGACGGCGACGCGGAGTAG
- the surE gene encoding 5'/3'-nucleotidase SurE, translating into MAENDRPEILLTNDDGIESPGFRALYDALSAVGNVTAVAPADDQSAVGRAMSNEAAVTEHELGYAVEGTPADCVVAGLQALGPYPDIVVSGCNTGANLGAYVLGRSGTVSAAVEAAFFGVPAIAVSLYVPVGDIEWSDFEPAPGDYEEAVRATTHLVENALDADLFETADYLNVNAPMPEGTPAPMEVTEPSHVYDMDATHEDGVVRLHDRIWERMAEGDVPDPEGTDRRAVAEGRISVSALTAPHTTEHHEPLDSLVQAYPGNASR; encoded by the coding sequence ATGGCGGAGAACGACCGGCCCGAGATCCTCCTGACGAACGACGACGGCATCGAGAGCCCCGGCTTCCGCGCGCTGTACGACGCGCTCTCGGCGGTCGGCAACGTCACCGCCGTCGCCCCCGCGGACGACCAGAGCGCGGTCGGGCGGGCGATGTCGAACGAAGCGGCGGTGACCGAACACGAGCTCGGCTACGCGGTCGAGGGGACGCCCGCGGACTGCGTCGTGGCCGGGCTCCAGGCGCTCGGGCCGTATCCGGACATCGTGGTCTCCGGATGCAATACCGGCGCTAACCTCGGCGCGTACGTGCTCGGGCGGTCCGGCACGGTCAGCGCGGCCGTCGAGGCGGCGTTCTTCGGCGTACCGGCCATCGCCGTCTCGCTGTACGTTCCCGTCGGCGACATCGAGTGGTCCGACTTCGAGCCGGCCCCCGGGGACTACGAGGAGGCCGTCCGCGCGACGACGCACCTCGTCGAGAACGCGCTCGACGCGGACCTGTTCGAGACCGCGGACTACCTGAACGTGAACGCGCCGATGCCCGAGGGGACGCCCGCCCCGATGGAGGTCACCGAGCCGTCGCACGTCTACGACATGGACGCCACCCACGAGGACGGCGTCGTCCGCCTCCACGACCGCATCTGGGAGCGCATGGCCGAGGGCGACGTTCCGGACCCCGAGGGGACGGACCGCCGGGCGGTCGCCGAGGGGCGGATCAGCGTCTCCGCGCTCACCGCGCCCCACACCACCGAGCACCACGAGCCGCTCGACTCGCTCGTCCAGGCGTACCCGGGCAACGCGTCGCGATAG
- a CDS encoding KEOPS complex subunit Pcc1, producing MKRAEIRTELERPALVAAAVSPDNTSEMTTRVEGDAVVTRIERETTGGLRSTVDDYVVNLDVASRVAQLGNDFTNTQS from the coding sequence ATGAAGCGCGCCGAGATCCGCACGGAACTGGAGCGGCCCGCCCTCGTCGCCGCGGCGGTCAGCCCCGACAACACGTCGGAGATGACCACGCGCGTCGAGGGCGACGCCGTCGTCACGCGCATCGAGCGCGAGACGACCGGCGGGCTCCGGTCGACCGTCGACGACTACGTCGTCAACCTCGACGTCGCCTCCCGGGTAGCACAGCTCGGAAACGACTTCACCAACACACAATCATGA
- a CDS encoding DUF7537 family lipoprotein, giving the protein MNRRLFAVTAVIALVALAGCSGLVGSDAPEGETNGTTEMETTEALSLSDVDYPDGASADGIDDVDAVVAAHGAALNESDYAIEIDQTSVQGERSQNVTYSLRSSLDDQRMVGAIATEGMQNEWYQNATHQHNNLTANGDTRLRVQESSASFEETHRQETAGQLVNDLLSTGNFTAEEVVERDGETLVRYELAAYNDSNENFETENASGFALVSESGVVHEVQVSAEGTTSDGTAVSFEASYRVTALGDVTVEPPAWVEDARSQA; this is encoded by the coding sequence ATGAATCGCAGATTGTTCGCAGTCACGGCCGTGATCGCCCTCGTCGCTCTCGCGGGGTGTTCGGGCCTCGTGGGCTCGGACGCGCCCGAGGGAGAGACGAACGGAACGACGGAGATGGAGACGACCGAGGCCCTGTCGCTCTCGGACGTCGACTACCCCGACGGGGCGTCCGCCGACGGCATCGACGACGTGGACGCAGTGGTCGCCGCCCACGGCGCGGCGCTGAACGAGAGCGACTACGCGATTGAGATCGACCAGACGTCCGTCCAGGGCGAGCGGAGCCAGAACGTGACGTACTCCCTCCGGAGCAGCCTCGACGACCAGCGGATGGTCGGCGCGATCGCGACCGAGGGGATGCAAAACGAGTGGTACCAGAACGCGACGCACCAGCACAACAACCTGACCGCGAACGGCGACACCAGGCTCCGCGTCCAGGAGTCGAGCGCGTCCTTCGAGGAGACCCACCGGCAGGAGACCGCCGGCCAGCTGGTGAACGACCTCCTCTCGACCGGTAACTTCACCGCCGAGGAGGTCGTCGAGCGCGACGGCGAGACCCTGGTCCGCTACGAGCTGGCCGCGTACAACGACAGCAACGAGAACTTCGAGACGGAGAACGCCTCCGGCTTCGCCCTCGTCAGCGAGTCCGGCGTCGTCCACGAGGTGCAGGTCTCCGCCGAGGGGACGACGAGCGACGGGACGGCGGTCTCGTTCGAGGCGAGCTACCGCGTCACCGCGCTCGGCGACGTGACGGTCGAACCGCCGGCGTGGGTCGAGGACGCCCGCTCGCAGGCGTAA
- a CDS encoding class I SAM-dependent methyltransferase, whose product MTSWDERFRTGSYPSDPDPAPVLRDYVETFPDGRALDVATGTGRNAVFLAERGYEVDGLDRSREGLRIARRNATRRGVDARCNWIQADATAFEYPADRYDVIAISFFRPFGRLPDIKAALAPGGVLFYHHHLRSSDPVDAGPGTDRYRFASNELLRACLDLTVLYYEETTDPDGDRSAAHATVIARNSSGPEQTYPRTPRSRGRNG is encoded by the coding sequence ATGACCTCGTGGGACGAACGCTTTCGCACCGGTAGCTATCCGTCCGACCCGGATCCCGCGCCGGTCCTGCGGGACTACGTCGAGACGTTTCCGGACGGACGCGCTCTCGACGTGGCGACCGGCACCGGCCGAAACGCCGTCTTTCTCGCCGAGCGTGGGTACGAGGTCGACGGACTCGACAGATCCCGCGAAGGACTCCGGATCGCGCGACGGAACGCGACGCGGCGCGGCGTCGACGCGCGCTGTAACTGGATCCAGGCCGACGCGACGGCGTTCGAGTATCCGGCGGACCGGTACGACGTGATCGCGATCAGTTTCTTCCGACCGTTCGGGCGACTCCCGGACATCAAAGCGGCGCTGGCGCCCGGCGGCGTCCTCTTCTATCACCACCATCTCCGGTCGTCGGACCCCGTCGACGCCGGCCCCGGAACGGACCGCTACCGGTTCGCGTCGAACGAACTCCTCCGGGCGTGTCTCGACCTGACCGTCCTCTACTACGAGGAGACGACCGACCCCGACGGCGACCGTTCTGCCGCCCACGCAACCGTCATCGCCCGGAACTCGTCGGGTCCGGAGCAAACCTATCCGCGAACGCCCCGGTCGAGAGGGAGAAACGGGTAA
- a CDS encoding DUF6789 family protein, producing the protein MSSEHSEASSIPGEETVLAEEIPITLRLIGTAMVSGLVGMILMLPLLAGVPILVDLFRTEPILEFATFATIIGVEPSLIVGMALFGLGGTLFLPVQFLVVGAFLPPDTPRYLRGVSFALIYWIGFMLAFWPGGSALAIGLFIVVSFVSHVIYGLSIGYLTDRWAEIPQHAV; encoded by the coding sequence ATGAGCAGCGAACACTCGGAGGCCAGTTCGATACCCGGCGAAGAAACGGTGCTCGCCGAAGAGATCCCGATCACGCTCCGGTTGATCGGGACGGCCATGGTCAGCGGGCTGGTCGGGATGATCCTGATGCTGCCTCTACTGGCGGGGGTCCCCATCCTGGTCGACCTGTTCCGGACCGAACCGATCCTGGAGTTCGCGACGTTCGCGACAATCATCGGGGTCGAGCCGTCGCTGATCGTCGGGATGGCGCTGTTCGGCCTCGGCGGCACGCTGTTCCTTCCAGTCCAGTTCCTCGTCGTCGGGGCGTTCCTCCCGCCGGACACCCCGCGGTACCTCCGCGGCGTCAGCTTCGCCCTCATCTACTGGATCGGGTTCATGCTGGCGTTCTGGCCCGGCGGCAGCGCCCTCGCGATCGGCCTGTTCATCGTCGTCTCGTTCGTCTCGCACGTGATCTACGGCCTCTCGATCGGCTACCTGACGGACCGGTGGGCCGAGATCCCGCAGCACGCGGTCTGA
- a CDS encoding cold-shock protein — MAKGTVDFFNDTGGYGFISTDDADDDVFFHMEDVGGPDLEEDEDIEFDIEQAPKGPRATNVVRV; from the coding sequence ATGGCGAAAGGAACTGTTGATTTCTTCAACGACACTGGCGGCTACGGTTTCATCTCGACTGACGACGCGGACGACGACGTGTTTTTCCACATGGAAGACGTTGGCGGCCCCGACCTGGAAGAAGATGAGGACATCGAATTCGACATCGAGCAGGCCCCCAAGGGCCCGCGCGCGACGAACGTCGTTCGCGTCTAG